GGAGGACATGTGTAGAGGGAAAGGAGTGAATTCAGATGAAgatgatattttggaaatggaGGATACATTTCAAGGTTTGAATGAAAATGAATTGAAGGGTGGAGACCCTTCTATTCTTGTTTGACATCTGTCTTTCTATATAACAGTTGCTATAATGGAGTTAAAGACAGCAACTTGGAATATTAGGGGGGCTAATAGTATTGATAAACAGAATGAGGTTAGGAATTTAATTCATAATGAGCATTTGAGTATTTGTGCTGTTCTGGAGACCCATCTTAAAACTAAAACAGTACATGATATTGGCAACTATATGTTTGATAAGTGGGACTGGATCTCAAATGTTAAATATAGTCCTACTTGCTGCAGAATGGTGATGGGATGGGACCCTACTAAGGTTAAGGTCATGGTTATTCATATGGCTAAACAAGTAACTCTGTGTTTAGTTGAGACAGTTGTGGATAAGTCTAAATTTTTCTGCAGTTTTGTTTATGCTAGTAATACTTGTATTGAAAGAAGAAAGTTATGGGTTGAGTTAGATGGGCATAAGGCTTTTGCTAAGAGTTATCCTTGGGTATTAATGGGAGACTTCAATGTCATTTTAAAGGTTGATGAGCATAGTGCTGGGGGATCTAGTATGACAGAGGAGATGAATGAATTTCaagaatgtgttaacaacattGAAGTGGAGGATATTTGTAGTTCTGGATTTCATTTCACATGGACTAAATCTCTGAAAAACCCTAATTGTGAGACATTGAAGAAGCTGGATAGAATCATGGCTAATGAGGAATTTGTTACTAACTTTAGTAGAGCTCATGCTTTATTTCAACCTTATCTGATTTCTGATCATAGTCCAGCTTTGTTGATTATTCCAGATGGTTTGATTAATAAACCTAAATCATTTAGATTCATGAACTTCATAGCTGATAAAGCTGAATTTATACCTTTGGTTGAAAATGGTCGAAAGAAGGAAGTTAATGGTTGTCCTATGTTTAGGGTGGTCAAGAAATTAAAGGCTATGAAGAAGGATTTAAAAAAGTTGAACTGGGCAAATGGCAATGTGTTTTCTAATGTGGCTGCTCTAAAGGTTAAGTTACAAAAGATTCAAGCTGAGGTTGATGCCAAACCTCATGATAAGGAAATTAGAGCAGATGCAGTGAAAAGTCTTAATGATTACAAAGAAGCTTGTAATGATGAGACTAAAATCCTTAAATAGAAAGTGAGATTGAAATGGTTGATGGATGGGGATAAAAATACCAAATTTTTTCATGGTATTATGAAGGCTAGGAAGAGTAAATGCAGAGTTGAAAGCATTTGTAATGAACAAGGGCATAGATTTTATGGGGAGGATGTTGCTGATCAAATTGTCCATCATTTTAAACAATTTTTAGGCAACCCTAGTAAGGTTCAATCAATGGATAAAGTTGGTGAGATTTTTACTAATACCTTAAGTAATGAAGATGCTAATGCTATGGTTACTGAGGTTACTAATGCTGAGATTAAAAAAGCAATTTTTGACATTAATAGTGACAAGGCATCTGGGCCTGATGGTTTTACAGCTGGATTTTTTAAAAAGGCATGGCCTATAATAGGTGATGAGGTTTGTTTAGCTATAAAAGACTTCTTTTTGACTGGTAGGTTATTAGGTGAAGTGAATGCTACTTTGTTGGCTCTTGTTCCTAAGATTGACACACCAAACAAGGTGTCTGATTTTCGTCCCATAGCCTGTTGCAACATTTTATACAAAGGAATAAGCAAAATTATCACTGAAAGGATTAAAAGTGGGTTAGGTAAGTTGGTTAGTCTAAATCAGAGTGCCTTTATACCGGGCAGGTCCATTCAAGATAACATCTTACTTACTCAAGAACTTTTAAGGGGCTATGGTAGAAAGAGTGGGCCAAAGAGGTGTGCTATGAAAATAGACATCCAAAAAGCTTATGACACAGTCAGTTGGAGTTTCTTGAGGAGTATTTTACTTAAATTTGGGTTTCATGAAAGAATGGTGGCATGGATTATGACGTTTGTTTCAACTGCTTCTTTTTCAATATGTGTTAATGGTGAAATACATGGATTTTTTAAGGGTGGGAGAGGTTTAAGGCAAGGTGACCCTTTGTCTCCTTACTTATTCACTTTGGTTATGGAGGTCCTTAATCTTATTATGAGAAAGCATATAGAAGGATCTAGTGATTTCAGCTACCAATATAAATGTAAACAGATCAAACTATCTCACATCTGCTTTGCTGATGATCTTTTGATGTTTTGTAAAGGAGATGTTAAGTCTGTGTCTGTTCTTAAGAAGGGCATTGAAGAATTTAGTGCTATTTCAGGTCTGTTTCCAAACCTACAGAAAAGTACTATTTTCTTTGGTAGTGTTGAGCATAGTGTTAAGGCTGAAATACTTAGTCTGCTGCCTTTTAGTATTGGAAAGTTACCTGTGAGATACTTAGGTGTCCCTTTACTTGCTAAAAGACTTGGGATTGAGGATTGTAAACACTTGGTGGATAAAGTTAGAGAAAAGATATGCTGTTGGAGGAATAAATATCTATCTTATGTTGGTAGATTACAGCTGATTTCTTCTGTTTTGAGCTCTATGCAAGTGTACTGGGCATCGGTTTACATGCTTCCCCACTCTATCATCAAAGATGTTGAAAGATTGATGAAAGATTTCTTATGGTCCAAAGGTCAAGATAACAAAGGTGTTGCTAAGGTAGCCTGGAAACTTATTTGCAGACCTAAAACTCAAGGTGGGTTGGGGTTAAGGCCTCTTAAAGAATGGAATGAAGTTTTGCTTATGAAACAAGTTTGGAGAATTTTGAGTCAAAAAGAGTCCATTTGGTGGCATTGGATTAATGTGGTGAAGTTAAAAGGTAGAAGTTATTGGGATATTGGGTATGAGTCAAATGATAGTTGGGGTTTGAGGCAAATGTTAAGGCTTAGAGACATCATGAAACCTCATATTACTGCTGATGTTAGAGGTGAGCTATGGTGGGTTACAAATGATAATAAGCTTAAGCCTTATGCAACTTCTCAGGTTTGGAAGGATTTAAGGTGTAATGGGCCTAAAGTTGAATGGTGTAATATTGTTTGGCATCCCATGATTACTCCCAAGCATGCATTTATAATTTGGTTAGCAGTGCAGGGTAGATTGTCTACACAAGATAGATTACAGAAATGGTTTCCTAATGAAATATTTGTTTGCAGTTTCTGTGGTAAAGTGGAGGATTcacatgaacaccttttctttaaATGTGAATTTACCAGTCAAATCTGGGATAATGTTAGGAAAATGCTTGTATATAAAGGGTTGCATAGTGATTTAAAGTGTATTATTCTGGATATGGCCAAATACCCTTCTGTTAAAGATATCAGAAATATTCTCAACAGAGTGGCTATAGGTGCAGTGGTGTATTATGTTTGGATTGAGAGAAATCGCAGGCACTTCAAGAAAATAATTAGAACAGTGGATGAAGTATGCATTGAAGTGATTGAATTCATACGGGTTAAGTTGACCTGCCTAAAAGTCAAAGATACCAGTAATGTTCAAAGGGTTGCTGCTCTCTGCAATTTGAAGAGGGTGGGAGATAAATTGTATCTGATTTAAAGGCTGTGTTGTTGATGTATAGGGTTTGGTATAGGTCTGCAATTTGGTAGTATTggttgtttgattttttttttgttgggGTTAGATCATACTCTGCCCTTGTTTGTAAATTGTGGTTTGTTAATATATTCTtacctttgaaaaaaaaaaaaaaaaaaaaaagaatcatcGATAAGAAACATTGAAAATACATTACAAGTAAAAACATCTCTAATAATTTGGATTCAACAATAAAGATCATCGATAAGAAACATTGAAAATACATTACAAGTAAAAACATATCTAATAATTTGAATCAACAAATAAGATCAGACGAGTTTTTAGACTTGATTAACGTTGAGCAAATATAGCAACACTCATACTTTTTTTATAACCAGTAGGTTTCACCTCACCTAATACATTTAAAATACCGTTGGCATCTATGCTAAAGCAAACCGTGACAACTATTTCACGTGCAGGGGCTGCCGGAAGTCCATCTATATTAAATGAACCGAGGAAGATGTTTTCTTTAGTTTCACTACTCTCTCCCTGATATACATCAATTTGTACATTATCTTGGTTGTCATATGCTGTACCAAGTTTTTTCTGTTTAACAGTCGGTATAGGTGTGTTTTTGGGGATTACAACAAGCATATCATTTACAGGTGAGACACTCTTATCTTTCACACAAGTCCTCACCCCAAGAGATAGAGGGGTCACATCCAACATTATCAACTCCTTCATTTTATTGTTCCCAGTATCGCTTAATTTTGCAGCCAACACTGCTGCACCATAAGCAACAGCTTCATCCGCATTAATGCTCTTGCAAAGAGGCTTTCCGTCAAAGAATTCGATTAGCATTTGTTGAATCTTTGGGATTCGGGTTGAGCCCCCAACAATTACCACGTCATCAACGTCATTCTTGTGCACATCCCCATCTCTCAAACACTTTTCTACATGCTCTAGGCACTTCACAAACAAATGTGCATTTAGCTCTTCGAATTTTGCCCGAGTAATTTTCATCGAAAAATCAACTCCCTCGTAAAAGGAATCAATTTCAATTGATGTTCGAGTTGTTGACGATAGATCCCTTTTTGCTCTTTCACAAGCAATTTTCAACCTCATTCTTGCTTTTGCATTCTTACTCATGTCCTTGTTTTCTTTCTTCTTAAATTCTTGAACACAATGATTTACCATGACCTCATCAAAATCTTCACCACCCAAACGCGTGTCACCGCCCACCGCTTTGACAGTAATGATACCAGCCTTGTTAAAATTGAGAAGAGATACGTCAAATGTTCCTCCACCCAAATCAAAGACGAGTACATTTTTCACATCGGGACCATCTATATCACCACTATTATCTAAACCATACGCAATAGCGGCTGATGTAGGTTCATTAATTAAGCGCATGACATTAAGGCCAGCTAAAAAACCAGCATCCATTGTTGCTTGCCGTTGTTGGTCACTAAAATATGCAGGAACCGTTATCACCGCGTTTATAACTTCTGTTCCAAGATACGCTTCTGCAGCTTCTTTCAGATTTTTTATTATCTTGGACGATATTTCTTCTGGTGAACATTTATTACCTATAGACTCGTGTTCAAATACCATCATTGGCTTCTCCCCTAAACCTTCGATTACCTTAAAAGGAAACGACTTAATGTCCATCTGCACTCTACTATCCTTGAATCTGCTTCCCATTAAACGTTTAACATctgacaatttaaaaaaaaaaaaaaaaacaaactacaTCAATCAAAATATCGGATGCATATTAAATTTAGTGTGATACCTAGGGTTCTATATCTTACTAGTAGTAAAGTAAAGAGGAAAATAGTTGTTGATCAAACCAAAATAAACTTACCATAAATTGTGTTTTTAGGATTTCTGGTGATTTGATTTTTTGCAGCCTCGCCCACCAAGAAGTCTGTACCATCCCAAGCAACACACGAAGGTGTAATCTTGTTACCTTGTTCATTAGGAATTATCTCAACACGATTGTGCTTACTAAACCACGCGGCTACGCATGAATATGTTGTTCCAAGATCAATACCGATTGAAGTTCCTCCAACTCTTTTAGACATCTTCTAGGaattaatgaaaaaaaaaaaaaaaaaaactgtgtgACCTTAACAGAACTAGCAAAAACTAACCTTCTTTGTTACACTAAAAAAATGCAATCGCAATCGAATAGGCGTGACGATGATGTATATATAGGGTTACTCTTTGGCGGGGATTAATATGCTTTGTCGTAATATAATCCTGGTAGGTTTACACTTTGTTTATGTAtttaaaaatcatatatgtacagAATCCGCCCCTacaagttatattatatattttttttattcaccCTTGAActaaggggatgattctcacacacacttttttgatcctcacacaccaattgagtattattagaagagtaaaaagttaaaataggtgtgtgaggatcaaaaaagtgtgtgtgagaatcattccCCTTGAACTAATTGCTAGTAGTATTACCTTTACCTATCTAATTTATTAtggagtataatataatataagggtGCGACATTATTTTTCCAacagttttttttctttctttcaatcTAATATAAAATATGAACTTTCATATAAGAATTTAATTGTTTATAACTTGTGATTTCGTGAAATTACGCATTTAAAACCTTTGATAATAAGTCTGAATTGTATTACAAATTGTTAATTTGCGGGTTGAACCATGGAATTGTAGATAGTTGAACCATGGAATTGTAGATACTAATCATTCAATATGTTAAAACCATCTTATATGACTAGACCTATATACCAACTGATCAGTAATAAATGTATTTATTCCTAAAAACTTATAATAGATCGTATTCAGTTTAATCTTATTTCATGATATTACCACTTCAACGGTTTTAATAATAAAATCAATTAATGCTAATTGCCAAATCACATTGTCTATTGACTGATTTAATTGAATAATTAGTATAAGTAAGACTCGCAGATTGGAGGGCTCGTTCGATGTCATTTGACGGTCGTTTAACTCTAGTGAAATTGGTGCTTGATAGTTTACCACTGTACTttttctcgctctttcgtgccccgCAATGTGTGTTAAGAAAACTCTAGAGTGTGAGGCGTtcgtttttttggggcgggtcgggaacTGATTCGAAAATAccatgggttaaatgggatgacGTCCTTCTTCCTTTCGAGGAGGGCGGTCTAAATCTTGGTTCACTTAAAAGTAAAATTTTGGCTCttatcggcaagtggtggtggaggtttaaatccGAAACCACTTCCTTGTAGGTGAGAGTCATTCAAAGTATTTACGGGTCTTCGGGTGGTCTTAATTCGGGTGGGGTTAATCAATTGTCTTCTAACAATACATGTTGGTACAATGTAATTAAAGCAGGGAACACTATTGAAGAGCTCGATATTCCGTTCAGAGATTCTTTCTGCCGTTCACTTGGATCGGGTGATGGAACATTATTTTGGTTCGATAATTGGCTGCCTGGGGGGCCATTAAAAAACATATTCTGCAGGTTATTTCACTTAGAGTCCATCCCACTGGTCCGGGTCAGTGATATATTGGGCTGAAACAGGTCAATGTGTGCAGGTTAGTGGTGATGGTCTAGGtccctgtcatacccccaaatagggccggagaaatatgacttcacaatatcacaacacaaatatgtataaacgagaacgattctatatgagacgttttaattaaagaccaatgtattaaagcagcggaaagtattaagtcattacaattgtaacTTAAATGTTAGTATGCAATAATATGAatatataaatgcggactccaaaaagcagcaaagtccaaatagcaaataatctttagcaatcttcacctgagacaaaacatgcttaaagtgtcaaccaaaatggttgagtgaacaacataggtttaataatcataacaagtttttagaccacaagatttaattataaagtttaatcagttcggtagtagtctggtgtatatgatatcgaaactaaccataagttaccctaaacacatcacgttcgtgtcgttgaatcattattatgtatccattgaccaacggtcatccggatagagacgtcactctcaatagcgctactcacaataactaagcttgccaaattccagcaactaacgatatcatggtagggatttagcatgaatcaaagcatgttagcacagtttgaactaatcaaaataaaattttcatgtacttgtgtctaagcgtaaaacagtttgaaagcaagcatgtgtctcaccccaaagttcaaaataagtatataaagcaagttaaaaagtggggctatgaagttcaccttagtagcaagtaagtaattccacgcaagtagtaagaaCGGAGAATGTAATCAGAGATCTcaccctagagatataatgtttaattagttaatgtctaatagacataagtttgtttattaatatagcaaactatattaacagtgacagtattcgagaaaagttatatttatataagtgataatatccttagtgtacttaagtgttactatatagataagtgtataaattatactaataatagtattactagtctttaattatccaatattatgtaaacttatcattatatgctacatatataattatacctatgtgatacataaatatatatacactcttTATaactattatacatgtatgtgttcatagctatatatatatatatatatatatatatatatatatatatatatatatatatatatatatatatatatatatatatatatatatttggtgtaggtgttacatatacataagtgtaagatgatacatatatatatacttattacttttcttattatttttactaatcttatataacttatataatacacattcatacatacattcacacgtacatatatatacatatatacacatacatatacacgtatgtatatattcacatatacacacacacatatacctacaatgtatacatgcacatacgtacgtatgcatgcatgcatgcatgcacatgtattattattatcattattctttactAACATTACTAATCAATACCCatgtacataaaatcataaaccaTTAACATTATCTTATTAATCAATCACTAACTCATTAATATCCATAATACTTTTAACTTCATCTATTTTTAATCTAGTTTCTTATCAATCCTAACCATAATCTTTAACCTTTGTTCATCTTACCTAAACTTATTGATCACAAGCATTATCTATAATCTTTTAACCTCATTACAAGTTCATCTTAacataatacttttaattcattATAACTTACTAAACCATAAAATCATAACTTATCATAATCATAAACTAGTTTCATCAAAATTCTTAATCTTATTACCCTTAACTTCTACCATTACATAATACTTGTTCTTATTTAACCACCATCTTTTAGCCTTAAtcataaacttttttttttaataaccatGTTCATCATATTATCCATTATAATGATCATAACTATATTCATACTCTTAACCATTTAATTATCTAGCTTAtatcataatcgtaatcataattttaattttttttattaatccaTAACTTTTACTCATCATTAactaataatattcataacctAGTATCTTATTAATCTAATCATAATCATGCatcttttatcataatacttataacaataacttaaagtaaataaattaataaataacatGAAGCTAGGGTTTTAGTATACCTTAAAAAGGTAAAGATCAAGAAGAATGATGATTGTGGACTacagaaaaaacagaaaacaacaGCACAATTTACGACCCAATTGGGTCTGTTTTGGATTCAACAGAAAGCAGCAAGTACAGCAGCAACAATTCAGAAGAAAACGCAGCAACAAGGTTGATTGTGGGACTGTTTTGACCACGTACTTGCAGCGAGAAAACCCAGAAAAGAAAACGCAGAAACAGGCAGGTTTGATAGCGACTTTACAGCAGAAAAACAGGAGCAGGAAACAAGCTGCAATCACAGTCGATATATGGGTTGTTTTGGGTCTCCTGGTCACGACAGAACACAGCAGAAAAACAGCAGGTTGATTGCGGTTTGCAGGTTTGTTTTGGTGGGGTTTATGGTCGACTAAAAAGCAGGCTTTTTGATGGGGGTTTTAGTCGACTGAATTTGAGGGAATAAGTTGGATAAAAGTCGAATGGTATGCAGATTAAGAGGTTTAATTGTGGTGAAGATTTAGGAAAGACTTGAGGGTTTTTATAAGGATGTTGGGTTTCCTAATCCTACACAAATACTTGAAGAACAAGGATGGTAATTAGGATTAAACTAGGATTTGAGAAGCTTAGAGATTAAGTTTGTAATTTTCTATTTTATTTCCCTACAGCCGATTTGTTTGTGACccatgtattttttatttttttatacggCCTTTCTTGtttattatgtgtgtgtgtgtgtgtgtgtgtatatatatatatatatatatatatatatttaaacggcattacttatttatttttgtatttcatatatttatttattattactattaatattagggttacatgttatttaattattaacccctaacttttataaattttatttagtTCCAATTAgcttatatatattcttatttgtttgaatcttataaatattgtcacattttaatttatgacatattatttatattttatttttatttttagtattagggttagggtttaatattcaatattaaatgggattagggtttagtagttaataggtagggttaggtctatggttttaaattatattagggttttaatgataattacgatcatttaataaAAGCATAAATTTTTAGTTCATTGGTCGTAATGGATAGCAACCCTAACGCTAATACACAgagtatgacattgaaaccctaagggcaatttggtaaattcagaagggaaaagtgagggttgttatagtcccCAACTGGTAGGTCCTTTGATGAACTGGTGGAGCTGTGCGAGGTAATAAAACTCTCTCCCGAATGTTGTGATTCGTACCGATGGTCTTTAAGTAGTAGAGGCGTGTATGAAACCTACGTCATGTCCGAAGCTATAAACTTAAAGATCCTCGTTGCGGGTTCCAACCGTATTGAAACTCTGAAGAATAATTTAGTTCCGAAGAAGGTTGAAGTTTTCATATGGAGAGCTAAAAGGAAAAGGTTAGCCGTTTTGTCCGAGCTTGATAAACGAGGTATCGACCTCAACTCCATTAGATGCCCTATTTGTGACGATGACATCGAGTCGGTGGATCATACACTTCTCTTTTGTAAGCAAGCGTTTGACATTTGGTTCAAGGTTTTCGAATGGTGGGGTTTAAATGCTTTAACAAGTTTTAGTGTTGCTGAGATATTTGGGGAGGGCTCTTCGGGTACTATGACGGAATTGGGTGCGAATATTTGGCAAGCGGTTAAATGGGTGTGCGGATATCTCATTTGGAAAAACCGTAATCAAAAGATTTTCAAGAACAAATGTTGGAATACTCCGGTCGCCCTAAACGAGATACAAGTTACAAGCTATGATTGGATCGCGAAAAGGTGCAAGTCAAAGACCTTGGATTGGTATCGATGGCTTCATTCTCCACATGATTTTGTTATTGCATAATGTACTAATCTAGATAGGTTACTACCTTAGAATCCTATTGATTAGTATATTTTCATGTATTGTGATTATAGTCATTTCGTGATTCTGAGGAGCTACTGCTCTCTTTGTTGTATGCCCTCAACTTTGTAATTCCTTTGCGGTTTAATAATATTTCCTTTCAAAAAAAAGTATAAGTAAGATTTATTTTGAGAAGTGTTATGACTtatttttgtagcgacccgacaaaatcgtcattgacggcgccgtctacttaggtcccgttacgtggtcataagtctttaaaacaacgtttgaccaaaagatatgtcgcattcatttcaaatgtaaagattgttcaaagtttacgagaatagttccaccacaagttacgttacaaagttataagtacaaatgaaacttatgcgacacaatttaaaagtagccaaaagacgctccatgtatgcatatatactcgacatccaatgcaagtatcaaaataatgagcggaagcatgtatcatgtatcgttcaaggacctgagaaaaacatagaaatctgtcaacgaaaacgttggtgaaatcataggtttaagtaagtaagtacaagtgaaccacaagatttgtaacattggtataatagtaatacattccaaaagtttgtttcacgagcacccaattatcaatgcttaacattccttccatagaaccccatcacaatagtgtttgaacatacactgtttctcgaaaatatatttcattcgtaaacggtagcgaaccgtttgaatgagggtttgtcaaacccatatggccatataacataagttctcgcttacacccggcaagtgtaactaatgataaacgaattgaggattttttttgttcaaactcgtatgtagaatgtttgttttcctgtacttgtgttcacttagttaaaaaggaacgtttatgttttctcatcccaaatgtaagtttcaaaagagtaaaagtgggactatgatctcaccttgagtgtacgagtagtaaagtacttcaacaagtaaacgtgtgcaaagaacaa
The window above is part of the Rutidosis leptorrhynchoides isolate AG116_Rl617_1_P2 chromosome 1, CSIRO_AGI_Rlap_v1, whole genome shotgun sequence genome. Proteins encoded here:
- the LOC139850187 gene encoding uncharacterized protein, which codes for MSEAINLKILVAGSNRIETLKNNLVPKKVEVFIWRAKRKRLAVLSELDKRGIDLNSIRCPICDDDIESVDHTLLFCKQAFDIWFKVFEWWGLNALTSFSVAEIFGEGSSGTMTELGANIWQAVKWVCGYLIWKNRNQKIFKNKCWNTPVALNEIQVTSYDWIAKRCKSKTLDWYRWLHSPHDFVIA
- the LOC139850118 gene encoding heat shock cognate 70 kDa protein-like gives rise to the protein MSKRVGGTSIGIDLGTTYSCVAAWFSKHNRVEIIPNEQGNKITPSCVAWDGTDFLVGEAAKNQITRNPKNTIYDVKRLMGSRFKDSRVQMDIKSFPFKVIEGLGEKPMMVFEHESIGNKCSPEEISSKIIKNLKEAAEAYLGTEVINAVITVPAYFSDQQRQATMDAGFLAGLNVMRLINEPTSAAIAYGLDNSGDIDGPDVKNVLVFDLGGGTFDVSLLNFNKAGIITVKAVGGDTRLGGEDFDEVMVNHCVQEFKKKENKDMSKNAKARMRLKIACERAKRDLSSTTRTSIEIDSFYEGVDFSMKITRAKFEELNAHLFVKCLEHVEKCLRDGDVHKNDVDDVVIVGGSTRIPKIQQMLIEFFDGKPLCKSINADEAVAYGAAVLAAKLSDTGNNKMKELIMLDVTPLSLGVRTCVKDKSVSPVNDMLVVIPKNTPIPTVKQKKLGTAYDNQDNVQIDVYQGESSETKENIFLGSFNIDGLPAAPAREIVVTVCFSIDANGILNVLGEVKPTGYKKSMSVAIFAQR
- the LOC139849998 gene encoding uncharacterized protein, whose product is MELKTATWNIRGANSIDKQNEVRNLIHNEHLSICAVLETHLKTKTVHDIGNYMFDKWDWISNVKYSPTCCRMVMGWDPTKVKVMVIHMAKQVTLCLVETVVDKSKFFCSFVYASNTCIERRKLWVELDGHKAFAKSYPWVLMGDFNVILKVDEHSAGGSSMTEEMNEFQECVNNIEVEDICSSGFHFTWTKSLKNPNCETLKKLDRIMANEEFVTNFSRAHALFQPYLISDHSPALLIIPDGLINKPKSFRFMNFIADKAEFIPLVENGRKKEVNGCPMFRVVKKLKAMKKDLKKLNWANGNVFSNVAALKVKLQKIQAEVDAKPHDKEIRADAVKSLNDYKEACNDETKILK